From a region of the Rhipicephalus microplus isolate Deutch F79 chromosome X, USDA_Rmic, whole genome shotgun sequence genome:
- the LOC142777376 gene encoding uncharacterized protein LOC142777376, which translates to MTGCCVPMCTNNSRNGWKLYHFPTEPKRRLLWMVKIKRDKWQPTKSSCVCSAHFEASHFEQHRADQWIKLKPNAVPTVFPFRGLPPQRKAPKDRAGPAVLPDACQETRGDNSTAINCTPLTSAQANLNSRTDSLGAQQPQSCNSQTPDSVPHIMEREEVVISADAPDGARENKQLNKQLSDMGRKYTQLHQVHRKATSTIQALKKQVKKLETKMELFGQRLKFLNDDQLQALGRQSNKGSTWSAETIKQALQIKFSCGKTGYQTLRNLGYPLPSGKTLARRLQGLKFLPGILTEVIDVLKIKAENMQDIEKDCALFLDEMEIARGYELDRAEDVVLGGQTMPENPDEPAHHALVFMVGGLNTRWKQVIAYHFTGSHVEGSILKDYVMKIVQLCAEISLRIRVVTCDMGASNRAMWRELGFSSHRNSITVCSVPHPCLEDKELFFTADAAHVLKNVKSQLLSSEVFFLSDATVCQHNLPSKEVNVDHVRSVIKYDAERELKVAPRLSELHISRGHFTKMKVGVAVRFFREAPAAIRYLIKEDAIEPEAETTAWFLELVFNWYTLMSSRHPSVALSLRDMRRYHESIELLNSALEVFQGMKMGSKAQWKPSQAGLLITTKVVLRLQDILLRSEGYEFFLTSRILQDCLENLFSVVRIRKPVPNAYDLKCALKLVCVSQFLHAPGTSSYEVDDAKYLADMLAKGKQEHGEVEADVIDDSEILFIEELQENECNILFYIGGFLLKGMLSVVAGCGHCNSALLGSTESEHATLTILKEYRSEGGNLTYPSKDVLLTLKSCEEHFRGIISWSEGLLRLRSPLKAVTDYLNEMVRPCVKTCSEHSDAVAKLLIANYARLRLRVHLRHVSSNGVNEHGSKTCAGVSLP; encoded by the exons ATGACTGGGTGCTGCGTGCCCATGTGCACGAACAACTCCAGAAATGGTTGGAAACTCTACCATTTTCCGACAGAGCCCAAAAGAAGGCTGCTATGGATGGTGAAGATTAAGCGAGACAAGTGGCAGCCTACGAAGTCCTCGTGTGTATGCAGT GCACATTTTGAAGCAAGCCATTTCGAGCAGCACCGAGCTGACCAGTGGATAAAACTGAAGCCGAACGCTGTGCCAACGGTGTTCCCTTTCAGGG gcttgcctccacaAAGGAAGGCGCCAAAGGACAGGGCAGGACCTGCTGTGTTGCCTGATGCATGCCAAGAAACACGCGGTGACAACTCTACGGCCATTAATTGTACGCCACTCACAAGTGCACAGGCGAATTTAAATTCACGCACAGACAGTCTTGGCGCACAGCAACCGCAAAGCTGCAATTCTCAGACGCCTGATTCAGTACCGCACATTATGGAAAGGGAAGAAGTTGTGATCTCGGCCGATGCACCTGACGGGGCACGTGAAAACAAGCAGTTAAATAAGCAGCTCTCTGATATGGGCAGAAAATACACTCAGCTACATCAAGTCCATCGGAAAGCCACCTCAACCATTCAAGCActaaaaaaacaggtgaaaaaattGGAAACCAAAATGGAATTATTCGGACAGCGTTTGAAATTCCTCAATGATGACCAGCTGCAGGCTCTTGGGCGCCAGAGTAATAAGGGAAGCACTTGGTCTGCAGAAACAATCAAGCAGGCGCTTCAGATTAAGTTTTCCTGTGGAAAAACTGGTTACCAGACACTAAGAAATCTGGGCTACCCCTTGCCATCCGGAAAAACCCTTGCACGTCGCCTTCAGGGCCTCAAGTTTCTTCCCGGAATTTTGACGGAAGTCATCGATGTTCTCAAAATCAAAGCAGAGAACATGCAAGACATTGAAAAAGACTGTGCTTTGTTCTTGGATGAAATGGAGATTGCTCGCGGGTACGAGCTCGATCGCGCTGAGGATGTGGTGTTGGGGGGGCAAACTATGCCAGAAAATCCAGACGAACCTGCACATCACGCACTAGTGTTCATGGTAGGAGGCCTGAATACGAGATGGAAGCAAGTGATTGCCTACCACTTCACCGGAAGTCATGTAGAGGGTAGTATCCTCAAGGACTACGTCATGAAGATAGTGCAGCTCTGCGCGGAAATCTCTTTAAGAATCCGTGTCGTCACTTGCGACATGGGGGCTTCTAATCGGGCTATGTGGCGCGAGCTCGGATTCTCCAGCCACAGGAATTCCATTACTGTATGTTCAGTGCCTCACCCCTGTCTGGAAGacaaagaattgtttttcacagcaGATGCTGCACACGTGCTGAAGAATGTCAAGTCACAGTTGCTTTCATCGGAAGTATTCTTTCTGAGTGATGCAACAGTATGCCAGCACAATCTGCCATCAAAAGAAGTGAACGTGGACCATGTGCGCAGTGTAATTAAGTATGATGCTGAACGAGAGCTGAAAGTCGCCCCGAGGCTCTCAGAGTTACACATTTCGCGAGGCCATTTCACAAAAATGAAAGTGGGAGTTGCTGTCCGCTTCTTCAGGGAAGCTCCTGCAGCGATTCGGTACCTAATTAAAGAGGACGCGATAGAGCCGGAGGCAGAGACAACAGCTTGGTTTCTAGAATTAGTATTCAACTGGTACACGCTAATGTCTTCCCGCCACCCatcagttgctctcagccttcgaGACATGCGGAGGTACCACGAATCAATTGAGCTACTGAACTCGGCCCTCGAAGTTTTTCAAGGAATGAAGATGGGAAGCAAGGCACAGTGGAAGCCTTCGCAAGCAGGTTTACTAATAACAACAAAAGTCGTTCTTCGTCTCCAAGACATTCTCTTGCGCAGTGAAGGATACGAATTCTTCCTCACGAGCAGAATCTTGCAAGACTGCCTCGAAAATTTGTTTTCGGTGGTGCGCATCAGGAAGCCTGTTCCTAACGCATATGACTTAAAGTGTGCCCTGAAGCTTGTGTGCGTGAGTCAGTTCCTTCATGCACCCGGAACGTCAAGCTACGAAGTCGACGATGCTAAGTACCTCGCCGACATGCTTGCAAAAGGCAAACAAGAGCACGGGGAGGTGGAAGCTGATGTCATTGATGACTCGGAAATTTTGTTCattgaagaacttcaagaaaacgaATGCAACATCCTTTTCTACATCGGCGGCTTCCTTTTAAAAGGTATGCTGAGTGTTGTAGCGGGATGCGGGCATTGTAATTCTGCCTTGTTAGGCTCAACTGAAAGCGAGCACGCAACTCTGACTATTCTGAAGGAGTACAGGAGTGAAGGTGGCAACCTCACATATCCCAGCAAGGATGTTTTGCTGACACTCAAGTCGTGTGAAGAGCATTTCAGGGGCATCATAAGTTGGAGTGAGGGCTTGCTGCGCTTAAGGTCCCCGTTGAAGGCCGTGACCGATTATTTGAACGAGATGGTGCGCCCTTGCGTAAAGACTTGCTCCGAGCACAGTGACGCCGTAGCAAAACTCCTTATTGCGAATTATGCAAGACTGAGGCTTCGCGTGCATTTGCGCCACGTTAGTTCAAACGGCGTCAATGAACACGGAAGCAAGACGTGCGCTGGGGTAAGCCTTCCGTGA